One genomic window of Nicotiana sylvestris chromosome 10, ASM39365v2, whole genome shotgun sequence includes the following:
- the LOC138880173 gene encoding uncharacterized protein, whose product MVWFRSTVGWFQSGESRLLGTYLVQDALEKVKVIRDKLRTTQSRQKSYVDRKVRDVSYMVGERVLLRVSPIKGIMTFGKKGKLSLRFIGSFEILRRVWEVAYELALSPILAEVHPVFHVSMLQRYHDDPSHLLDFSSVQLDKDLSYVEEPVAILDIQVRNMMSKNIASVKVQWRGQPVEEATWEAEQNMCRHYLYLFTTSGWNKFE is encoded by the exons atggtaTGGTTTAGATCTACGGTGGGTTGGTTTCAGTCGGGTGAgtctagattattgggcacatacttggttcaggatgctttggagaaggttaaggtgattcgggATAAactccgtacaacccagtccagacagaagagttacgtggaccggaaggttcgtgatgtttcctatatggttggagagcgggttctgcttcgagtATCGCCTATAAAGGGCATTATGacatttgggaagaaagggaagttgagtctgaggtttattggctcttttgagatattgcgacgtgtttgggaggttgcttatgagctagCCTTATCTCCCATCTTGGCAGAAGTccacccggtatttcatgtttcgatgctccagaggtatcacgatgatccgtcgcacttgttagatttcagttcagtccagttggacaaggatctatcttatgttgaggagccagtggcaatattggacataCAGGTTAGAAATATGatgtcaaagaatattgcatcagtgaaggttcaatggaggggtcagccagtcgaggaggcgacctgggaggcCGAGCAGAATATGTGCCGCCATTACCtttatcttttcactacttcag gttggaacaagtttgaatga